One stretch of Bremerella cremea DNA includes these proteins:
- a CDS encoding DUF58 domain-containing protein, protein MSVAHASRFLDRRALAGLAHMRFTTHHRVEGSYSGRHQSRQQGGAGEFVDFREYSGGEDLRRLDWKVMARTGKAFVRLHQEETNLVCTLAIDGSGSMDFAGNDKSGQGSKLEYAQYLATALSYVIGLGQDQVGLAVLGEKLTEHLPPGGAPQHLSLVMEQIEKIQTKPIMQSAGALRELFERTNRRGVLVLLSDFLMEDLEETFAALRLFRHRGLEVIALHLVHPDEETLPEGGSFRFVGLENEGTLNCSPAEIRSVYQERFSAYLTMVRQMALAAGCDYRRVSTARPYLESLEGFLVERSG, encoded by the coding sequence GGGTTGGCTCACATGCGATTCACCACGCACCATCGCGTGGAAGGATCGTATAGTGGTCGGCATCAATCGCGCCAACAAGGTGGTGCCGGTGAGTTCGTTGACTTTCGCGAGTACTCTGGTGGAGAAGACCTGAGGCGACTCGATTGGAAGGTCATGGCCCGAACCGGCAAAGCGTTTGTGCGGTTACACCAGGAAGAAACGAATCTGGTATGTACGCTGGCAATCGATGGCAGTGGCAGCATGGACTTTGCCGGAAACGACAAGTCTGGGCAAGGTTCGAAACTGGAATATGCGCAGTACCTAGCCACGGCTTTGTCATACGTTATCGGTTTGGGGCAAGATCAAGTTGGGCTGGCTGTTCTGGGAGAGAAGTTGACAGAGCATCTTCCCCCTGGCGGAGCGCCGCAGCATTTGTCTCTCGTGATGGAGCAGATCGAAAAGATTCAAACCAAACCGATAATGCAATCTGCAGGGGCTTTACGCGAATTGTTTGAGCGTACGAACCGGCGTGGCGTTTTGGTATTGCTATCAGACTTCCTGATGGAGGATCTCGAAGAAACCTTTGCGGCGCTGCGATTGTTTCGGCATCGCGGGCTAGAAGTCATTGCGTTGCACTTGGTTCATCCCGACGAAGAAACGTTGCCAGAAGGTGGCAGCTTCCGCTTTGTTGGCCTAGAAAACGAAGGGACGCTCAATTGTTCTCCTGCCGAGATTCGGTCGGTTTATCAAGAGCGTTTTTCTGCTTACCTGACAATGGTACGTCAAATGGCACTGGCGGCAGGCTGTGACTATCGCCGCGTCTCGACCGCTCGTCCTTATTTGGAATCGCTGGAAGGATTCCTCGTTGAACGGTCGGGTTAG
- a CDS encoding vWA domain-containing protein has translation MITFHALIPIALWLPLALAAVGLLVAYGVVNRGKLPGKRLALVLTMMGVTLSVPLVILLNPMWVQRQPPPPGKPLLTVLVDRSASMATEDNQSKGKTRLALANEIAQGLVDQLGDDYEIRLRSFAEDSSLLSLEELKKTTAEGSATDLNRSVRESLGEDRPPGQAVLVLSDGIETAGGSTARLRQTGERARALSTPVFVKTIGTDQDVRDLRLALHQSQELSFVGQEVSVIAQLSHTYPIPQTVKLTLKREGEEIESREIQLAGGETVEEFFQVSQEEPGLYRYEIAAETLHDEVTELNNQATLLLRVVDQPVSVLLLEGKPYWDTKFLIRTLASDPSVELTSVVQMAPGRFLERKIARSEAENENAPAEEGSEPSSAEQANNPLASQRQNWKIHTDAQQLLADPQFLAQFNVVVLGRSIEPYLTDEVLIGLRDWLANQEGSLVCFRGAPASQLTQRLGSLMPVGWTPGTSSRFRVSLTDSGQAMQWLPQTGDQLELLPSLASSAKPEDVRPLATVLATSSGKGDGAAIPLITFRPEGSGRVVVIEGAGMWRWAFLPPDHQEQDALYGTLWRSLVRWLVSNVGLMPGQRVALRPDSVVVSSGNAAAATLLLRDQQWDEVPQVELSGDTLDKPQTFVPQAQSSAGVYRVHFGHLPAGRYSVKVLGAGEEESSAETAFDVIGNLQERLDVAARPAALTELAEQSGGKSLDASSMQDLPVSLNDAFIENRDKNRPQLILRTPAWNRWWILATVVGLWGCTWGTRRWLGFL, from the coding sequence GTGATCACCTTTCATGCCCTCATTCCGATCGCTCTCTGGCTGCCCCTGGCACTTGCGGCAGTGGGGTTGCTTGTCGCCTATGGGGTCGTCAATCGCGGCAAACTACCTGGCAAGCGGCTGGCGCTTGTCCTGACGATGATGGGCGTCACTTTGAGCGTGCCGCTGGTGATTCTGTTGAATCCGATGTGGGTGCAACGTCAGCCACCTCCGCCAGGCAAACCGCTGTTGACGGTACTAGTTGACCGTTCGGCTAGTATGGCAACCGAGGACAACCAATCGAAAGGGAAAACGCGTTTGGCCCTTGCGAACGAGATTGCCCAAGGGTTGGTCGATCAGTTGGGAGACGACTACGAAATTCGCCTCCGCAGTTTCGCCGAAGATTCTTCGCTGTTGTCACTGGAAGAATTAAAAAAGACAACCGCCGAAGGTTCCGCGACCGATTTGAATCGTAGTGTGCGCGAGAGTCTGGGCGAGGACCGCCCGCCCGGTCAGGCGGTGCTGGTCCTTAGCGATGGGATTGAAACGGCTGGCGGCTCGACAGCTCGACTACGCCAAACTGGCGAGCGGGCCCGGGCACTGAGTACGCCTGTTTTCGTCAAGACAATCGGCACCGATCAAGATGTGCGGGACCTACGGCTCGCTTTGCATCAGTCGCAAGAGCTGTCCTTCGTCGGGCAAGAGGTCTCGGTGATCGCACAGCTTTCGCATACCTATCCGATTCCGCAAACCGTCAAGCTGACGCTCAAGCGGGAAGGAGAAGAAATCGAATCTCGCGAAATTCAATTGGCTGGTGGGGAGACGGTTGAAGAGTTCTTTCAAGTTAGCCAGGAAGAGCCAGGGCTGTATCGCTATGAAATCGCCGCAGAGACGTTGCACGATGAAGTCACCGAGCTGAACAATCAAGCCACCTTGCTGTTGCGAGTAGTCGATCAACCGGTCTCGGTTTTGCTACTGGAAGGAAAGCCGTACTGGGATACCAAATTTCTGATTAGGACGTTGGCCTCCGATCCTTCGGTGGAATTAACCAGCGTGGTACAAATGGCGCCTGGCCGCTTTCTTGAACGAAAGATTGCTCGCTCAGAGGCGGAGAATGAAAACGCACCTGCCGAGGAAGGCTCGGAACCAAGTTCTGCTGAGCAAGCCAACAATCCTCTCGCCTCCCAGCGACAGAACTGGAAAATACATACCGACGCACAGCAACTACTGGCCGACCCCCAGTTTCTCGCTCAATTCAATGTCGTAGTCTTGGGCCGCAGTATCGAGCCGTACTTGACCGACGAGGTACTCATCGGGCTGCGAGACTGGTTGGCCAACCAAGAAGGTTCGCTGGTTTGTTTTCGCGGGGCCCCAGCTTCTCAGCTAACCCAACGTCTGGGATCGCTTATGCCGGTTGGTTGGACTCCCGGGACATCTTCTCGCTTTCGGGTTTCTTTGACCGATAGTGGTCAGGCCATGCAGTGGCTTCCACAAACGGGCGACCAACTTGAACTTTTACCTTCGCTGGCCTCTTCCGCTAAGCCTGAAGACGTTAGGCCGCTGGCGACGGTTCTGGCCACCAGCAGTGGTAAAGGAGACGGCGCAGCGATTCCTTTAATAACCTTTCGCCCCGAAGGAAGTGGACGCGTCGTTGTGATTGAAGGGGCCGGGATGTGGCGGTGGGCCTTCTTGCCCCCGGATCACCAAGAGCAAGACGCCTTGTACGGCACGCTTTGGCGCAGCCTGGTGCGTTGGCTGGTCTCGAACGTGGGCCTCATGCCAGGGCAACGGGTCGCGCTGCGTCCTGATTCGGTCGTGGTAAGTTCCGGCAACGCGGCTGCAGCCACACTCTTGTTGCGTGATCAGCAGTGGGATGAAGTTCCGCAGGTCGAGCTTAGCGGCGATACACTCGACAAACCACAAACCTTTGTCCCCCAAGCCCAAAGTTCTGCCGGCGTATATCGGGTTCACTTCGGCCATTTGCCAGCGGGACGCTATTCGGTCAAAGTATTGGGAGCAGGGGAAGAGGAATCTTCCGCCGAGACGGCTTTCGATGTGATCGGCAATCTGCAAGAACGCCTTGATGTGGCAGCACGTCCGGCAGCTTTAACGGAGCTGGCCGAGCAAAGCGGCGGTAAGTCGCTCGATGCGTCAAGCATGCAAGACCTGCCTGTCTCGCTGAATGATGCCTTTATTGAAAATCGCGATAAAAATCGTCCGCAACTCATCCTCCGTACGCCGGCCTGGAATCGTTGGTGGATCCTCGCAACCGTAGTCGGTTTGTGGGGATGCACTTGGGGCACTCGCCGTTGGTTGGGATTCCTTTGA
- a CDS encoding DUF4159 domain-containing protein — protein MKRYLGHWAWTFLAVGCLVWATQSHGAEATEEVAIAKAATPVPDSPQAGGEAESIVQVANLVYAGVRSSRCFSDHFLVRAEKETAISTSRRFHAVKLASDDLYDFPMVIMTGEGAFELPEAERQALRRYVERGGFLLASAGCSSQEWNSSFRQEMAEIFPEHPLAALEMDHPIFHTVYDIDELEAKHGTPRPIEGVSIGGRIGVLFSHDGLNDTKHTQGCCCCGGNEITNAEAINVNILAYSLTY, from the coding sequence ATGAAGCGATACCTAGGACATTGGGCCTGGACGTTTCTGGCCGTCGGCTGCTTGGTTTGGGCCACGCAAAGTCACGGCGCAGAGGCGACGGAAGAGGTCGCCATCGCCAAGGCTGCCACGCCGGTTCCTGACTCACCTCAGGCCGGGGGCGAAGCGGAAAGCATCGTTCAGGTCGCTAACTTGGTTTATGCCGGTGTGCGGAGCAGCCGCTGTTTTTCCGATCATTTTCTGGTTCGCGCCGAAAAGGAAACGGCCATTAGCACCAGTCGCCGCTTTCATGCGGTGAAGCTGGCCAGCGATGACTTGTACGACTTTCCGATGGTGATCATGACCGGCGAAGGGGCATTCGAATTGCCTGAAGCGGAACGCCAAGCACTACGCCGCTACGTCGAACGCGGTGGTTTTCTCCTCGCTTCGGCAGGTTGTTCCTCGCAGGAATGGAACAGCTCGTTTCGCCAAGAGATGGCCGAGATCTTTCCAGAGCATCCGCTTGCCGCTTTAGAAATGGATCACCCGATCTTTCACACCGTTTACGATATCGATGAGTTGGAAGCCAAACATGGTACTCCTCGCCCGATCGAAGGCGTAAGCATTGGTGGCCGGATTGGTGTGTTGTTCTCGCACGATGGCCTGAACGATACCAAGCACACCCAAGGCTGTTGCTGCTGCGGCGGAAACGAAATCACCAACGCCGAAGCAATCAATGTGAACATTCTTGCCTATTCGTTGACCTACTAG
- a CDS encoding vWA domain-containing protein — protein sequence MTFASPWILALGLAAATIPVVVHLLTRPKPVRMPLSTLRFVREAVQQRRAAHWLRDFLILALRTLAILLIAIAFAGPRWGSPALIKEDAGDTVRVVVLDKSQSMAAADGKTTLMQRARSVAEKYLQYRSGLRSNVILAGAQPQAVFDNVSTNFEALREELARTDAQAEQLDIRAALELAARQLAPTDADDKRRRELIVISDFQRTNWGSVTFDALPPDTKIQLESVAPAQTNANLAVLRAVCRPLGARRDRLQLEVAIGNYSSTGREGTVEITLGDAVYALNATFPPQEVTLLTQEVPAPSAGWQWGETRLVDAADALPADDKRPLVIRLRGEPTYAIVTQQSEGGQLSSSRILGYGLAPEWDGEATSLRLERIDPSRLDNQSLVDADLITLDHCGKLSPEHIGLLARQIRLGHPVLYVTSEAVDAVNLNALATAAQIDLPVALAPPQTGTSRRDMHLAPAVTPRPPLAMFGDNLPALVDQLVFAGGLSASASSTKATDERIRAVYQDGTPAIIVATSAGGGSLAILNMDLAQSNIWKTGALVPILDELIQELLANDAPEEVYLSGEPLVARIDTAGAAQSLKIIHEESDGKPATPHGELVDDGDATIWQWNDPNQPGVYRVENQGETVFAAAVALPAEESDLSVLPAEVVRDRLAAGYEVAYNASSEKLVAQDDLWKWFTVGAVMCLLAEVAALLAFRN from the coding sequence ATGACTTTTGCCTCCCCCTGGATTCTCGCTCTTGGCCTTGCCGCTGCCACCATACCGGTGGTGGTGCATCTGCTAACGCGTCCCAAGCCTGTGAGAATGCCCCTTTCGACCCTGCGTTTTGTGCGGGAAGCAGTACAGCAGCGTCGGGCGGCCCATTGGCTCCGCGATTTCTTGATCTTGGCCCTGCGCACGCTGGCAATTTTGTTGATTGCGATCGCATTTGCTGGGCCACGCTGGGGGAGTCCGGCCCTCATCAAAGAAGATGCTGGGGACACGGTGCGAGTGGTGGTTCTCGACAAAAGCCAAAGCATGGCCGCCGCCGACGGAAAGACAACCCTTATGCAGCGTGCCCGAAGTGTGGCAGAAAAGTACCTGCAATATCGTAGCGGCTTACGCTCGAATGTGATTTTGGCTGGGGCTCAGCCGCAAGCGGTCTTCGATAACGTTTCGACCAATTTCGAGGCGTTGCGTGAGGAACTTGCCCGGACGGATGCCCAAGCCGAGCAGCTTGATATTCGCGCTGCCCTAGAACTGGCCGCCCGGCAGTTGGCTCCGACCGACGCAGATGATAAACGTCGCCGCGAACTGATTGTTATTAGCGACTTCCAACGAACCAATTGGGGCTCGGTTACTTTCGACGCATTGCCGCCAGACACCAAGATCCAATTAGAATCAGTCGCTCCTGCTCAGACAAACGCGAACCTGGCAGTTTTGCGAGCCGTTTGCCGCCCGCTGGGGGCACGGCGAGACCGATTGCAGTTAGAAGTGGCAATTGGCAATTACTCTTCAACCGGCCGCGAGGGAACGGTTGAAATCACTTTAGGTGACGCAGTCTATGCCCTTAACGCGACCTTTCCGCCTCAGGAAGTAACGTTACTGACGCAGGAAGTTCCGGCCCCGTCTGCTGGTTGGCAGTGGGGAGAAACTCGCCTGGTAGATGCTGCCGATGCGTTGCCAGCCGACGACAAACGCCCCTTGGTCATTCGGCTGCGCGGCGAGCCTACGTACGCGATTGTGACCCAGCAGAGCGAAGGGGGGCAGCTTTCTTCCAGCCGCATCCTTGGTTATGGGTTGGCTCCTGAATGGGATGGCGAGGCAACATCGCTTCGTTTAGAGCGGATCGATCCAAGCCGGCTCGACAACCAATCGCTAGTCGATGCTGACTTGATCACCTTAGACCATTGCGGCAAGCTTAGTCCAGAACATATCGGTCTGCTGGCAAGACAAATTCGCCTGGGCCATCCGGTGTTGTACGTTACCAGTGAAGCGGTGGACGCCGTGAATTTGAATGCGTTAGCAACCGCCGCTCAGATTGACCTGCCGGTGGCTTTAGCGCCTCCCCAAACCGGCACGTCACGGCGCGACATGCACCTCGCCCCAGCTGTAACACCTCGTCCCCCCTTGGCGATGTTCGGAGACAACTTGCCCGCCTTGGTCGATCAGTTGGTCTTCGCGGGAGGATTATCCGCGTCTGCTTCGTCCACCAAGGCAACCGACGAACGGATTCGAGCCGTTTACCAAGATGGAACCCCCGCAATTATCGTGGCGACATCCGCCGGGGGCGGTTCGTTGGCGATCTTGAATATGGACCTTGCTCAATCCAACATCTGGAAGACCGGAGCGTTGGTTCCGATTCTCGATGAGCTCATTCAAGAACTGTTGGCCAACGACGCCCCTGAAGAAGTCTACCTCAGTGGCGAACCGCTTGTCGCTCGGATCGATACGGCGGGGGCTGCGCAGTCGCTGAAAATAATCCACGAGGAAAGCGACGGAAAGCCAGCGACGCCGCATGGCGAACTAGTGGACGACGGCGACGCCACGATCTGGCAATGGAACGACCCGAACCAGCCTGGCGTCTATCGGGTCGAAAACCAAGGGGAAACCGTTTTTGCCGCTGCCGTGGCTTTGCCCGCCGAGGAATCGGATCTGTCTGTCTTGCCTGCCGAGGTGGTTCGCGATCGGCTGGCCGCTGGTTACGAAGTTGCCTACAACGCTTCCAGCGAGAAGCTTGTGGCTCAAGATGATTTGTGGAAGTGGTTTACCGTGGGTGCGGTGATGTGTTTGTTGGCCGAGGTTGCGGCGTTGCTCGCGTTCCGAAATTGA
- a CDS encoding multiheme c-type cytochrome, with product MAALSCIPTPIASPTWRGWGMLGAGLALTCLAGNSGCDFGNAAPSKPLLIAISGDTAGWIVPCGCTTNQSGGLLRRGTYLDQLRQQGDLVYLDAGGALHGTSPYDIAKFEAILQGEKKMGISLHNIGAAEAALGEAELRRIEQTLDDEPLFLSANVHNHSGQPLGIPAKVLEIGQRRVLVIGVLSPSFATDQLEVSDPKQAILNELQRSQESGGHDVSIVLAYLPEEELRELASQLPEVDAIVGGPTGQAMAPEQNGPLLLASATNKGKFLIRLTLPVGKKQRMTGEVVEMTEDFAESPGQQANLDDFYQELAARDFMSSETSFETAPAGESHRIAGTKSCRQCHEADCQVWEHSAHAHAWQTLLKTGSQVDSYCQQCHVTGFGLPGGFVSAKRSLDRVNVGCESCHGPSQRHAEQPQQRTYHFQNAASTCVRCHDPENSPLFDYDTYWPRIEHGLKGTS from the coding sequence ATGGCTGCTCTCTCATGCATTCCGACACCGATTGCCTCGCCCACGTGGCGGGGCTGGGGGATGCTAGGCGCTGGGCTGGCACTGACTTGCCTGGCCGGCAACAGCGGATGTGATTTCGGCAACGCTGCACCAAGCAAACCGCTGCTGATAGCAATCAGCGGTGATACGGCCGGTTGGATCGTGCCTTGCGGCTGTACCACAAACCAGTCTGGTGGCCTACTGCGACGCGGTACGTATCTCGACCAATTGCGACAGCAAGGAGATCTTGTGTACCTCGACGCCGGAGGGGCCCTGCACGGAACGTCTCCGTACGATATCGCCAAGTTCGAAGCGATTCTGCAAGGCGAAAAGAAAATGGGAATCTCACTGCACAATATCGGAGCCGCAGAAGCAGCCCTGGGAGAGGCCGAACTGCGGCGGATCGAGCAGACGCTTGACGACGAGCCGCTGTTTCTCTCGGCCAATGTTCACAATCATTCAGGCCAACCGCTAGGAATCCCAGCGAAGGTTCTTGAAATTGGACAGCGGCGCGTGCTGGTGATCGGTGTCTTGTCTCCCAGTTTCGCAACCGACCAGCTAGAGGTTAGTGATCCTAAACAAGCGATCCTCAACGAGTTGCAACGTTCCCAGGAATCAGGGGGACACGATGTCTCGATCGTGTTGGCTTACCTTCCCGAAGAGGAGCTACGCGAGCTTGCCAGTCAATTGCCCGAGGTCGATGCGATCGTCGGAGGCCCGACCGGTCAGGCGATGGCGCCGGAACAGAATGGCCCCTTACTCTTAGCTTCGGCCACGAACAAAGGAAAGTTCCTGATTCGGCTTACCCTGCCTGTGGGAAAAAAGCAGCGAATGACGGGGGAAGTAGTGGAAATGACGGAGGATTTCGCAGAGTCGCCCGGGCAACAAGCGAACCTGGATGACTTCTACCAGGAACTAGCGGCCCGAGATTTCATGTCCAGCGAAACTTCGTTCGAGACGGCCCCGGCGGGCGAGTCCCACCGCATTGCCGGTACGAAGTCGTGTCGCCAATGCCACGAGGCCGATTGTCAGGTTTGGGAGCACTCAGCACATGCTCATGCTTGGCAGACGTTGCTCAAAACCGGCTCGCAAGTCGATTCTTATTGTCAACAATGCCACGTGACGGGCTTTGGTTTGCCTGGCGGGTTTGTGTCAGCCAAACGTTCGCTCGATCGGGTTAATGTGGGCTGCGAAAGCTGTCATGGCCCCTCGCAACGGCATGCCGAACAACCGCAGCAGCGGACGTATCATTTCCAAAATGCTGCCTCGACGTGCGTGCGCTGTCACGATCCGGAAAACAGTCCCCTGTTCGACTACGACACCTATTGGCCTCGGATCGAGCATGGCCTGAAAGGAACCTCGTAA